GATCGCGGAGGATCGAGATCTGTTCGGTCTCGGGCTGATCCTGACAGTCCTGCCCGAGACGCTCGTGATCCTCGCGCTGGTCGTCGTGTTCGTCGCCTGAACACCCCCTTTCCCTTCATCAATGAGTTTAGAAACGGTCGCAGAGGACATTCGGGAGGAAGCCCGCGCGCGGGCCCGCGAGATCGAAGCGGACGCCGAGGAACGAGCCGAGGCTATCGTCGCCGAGGCCGAGGCCGACGCCGCGGAGATCGAAGCCGAGCGAGAGCGCGAGGTCGAACGCGAGATCGCCCAGGAGCGCGAACAGCGCCTCTCGAGTGCGAACCTCCAAGCCAAACAGAAACGCCTCGAAGCCCGCCGAGACGTCCTCGAGGACGTCCGCGAGCGGGTCGAAGCGGAGATCGCGGGGATCGAGGGCGAGCGCCGCGAGGAGCTTACGGATGAGTTGCTCGCCGCGGCCGCCGAGGAGTTCGACGAGGACGCATCGGTCGAGATCTACGGACGGGCCGACGACGAAGCGATGATCGCGGCGCTGCTCGAATCGTACGACGGCTACGAGTTCGCCGGCGAGTACGACTGTCTGGGCGGCGTCGTCGCCGAGAGCGAGGCCTCGCGGGTCCGTGTGAACAACACGTTCGACTCGGTGCTCGAGGACGTCTGGGAGGACAACCTCAAAGAGGCCAGCACCCGTCTGTTCGAGCAATGAGTCCGAGAACGCGCACGATCGG
The DNA window shown above is from Halalkalicoccus jeotgali B3 and carries:
- a CDS encoding V-type ATP synthase subunit E — its product is MSLETVAEDIREEARARAREIEADAEERAEAIVAEAEADAAEIEAEREREVEREIAQEREQRLSSANLQAKQKRLEARRDVLEDVRERVEAEIAGIEGERREELTDELLAAAAEEFDEDASVEIYGRADDEAMIAALLESYDGYEFAGEYDCLGGVVAESEASRVRVNNTFDSVLEDVWEDNLKEASTRLFEQ